GGACTGGACCTGTTGAGAAAGCTGATCGGTTGCAGCTCGGCCCAACGGTGTAGCGTCAAGATGAAGCCAGCCTTGTGCCACAATGCGAGCCATATCGGCTGAGATCGGTGCTGCATGACACGGAAGGGAGCTTGCACATGAGAACAGGAGGAACACCAATATAAAATGTCGAAGCTTGTACAGCGTGCGATGCATAGCGTATTGTTTCCTTTTGGTGCGAGGCCAAACTAAGGGTTGCTGATGTGCTTTCTCAACAGATCATGTGCTTTCTTGGCTTCTGCGGTTTCCAACTCGCCAAGCTCTTCACGATCGATATAGTGAATGGCACCACACGGGCACATCTCGACACAAGCTGGCAGCATGCCGAGGTGGCGTCGTTTGGCACATAAGTCACATTTTGCAATCATGACGCCTTTGTCGGTCTCAAGCAGGGCCGCGTAGGGGCAGGCTAACAGACAGTTGCGCGTCGTGCAGCCGCGGCACAGCATGGTTTGGAGAATGAGTGCACCGTCCTTATCACGAACCAAGGCGCCTTTAGTGCAGGCCTTGGCGCATTTCGGATCCTCGCAGTGACGGCAGTACAGGGGAGCCATCATGCCCGATGTCGTGCGGACCATGTGAATACGTGGCGTATCGTGAACAAACCGGCAGATGTATTCACATGTTTCGCAGCCAATACATTTTGAATAGTCAATAAAGAGCGTTTTCTGGGACATAGTATTGCTCACTATAGAGAGTGATGAAAAAAGATCTCCAGTGGAATAAGGAGAGCATTTCTGTATGAATTTTTGAAATATGCTTCGAGTTTCTCATTTTCTTTTCGGCAATTGCGGGCGATCACGAAATTGTCCACCAGGAAAGCGATCGGCTTCGTCATTGATGCGTTCATTATCCTTGAATTCGCTTTCCCGTCCCACAGCGTGCAGGTCAAGCCAGTTTGCCAAGGATCTACCCGCTCGAAGTCCCGAGTAAATTGCCTTGCCGATTTTGCTTGGTCCGGTCAGCGCATCACCGGCAACGAAGACGTTGTCGATAGCTGTCATGTGTAGCCAACGCACATCGCCTTTGCGTACATTCCCCAATCCCAATTCTTCGGCAAATGGAGGTGTTGAGACTTCGCCAAGAGCCGTAATAACAATATCGACAGGAAACGTGACCGTTTGTTCGCTCTCGGGAAGAGGTCGACGTTTGCCAAATTCGTCGGGTGGGCCCGCGGTTTTCTGGCTGAGTTCAATGGCTTCGACGTGTGTGTTACCCAGAATGCGCAAGGGCGTCATATATTCATGCCAGAGGACACCGAGCTCTTGGAGTTGATCGATTTCATGGGAGCCACATGGGGCTTCCGCTTTTGTACGTCGGTAAAGATGATGCACCGTACCCGCTCCAAGACGAATCGCTTCAGCGGCAGCGTCGACCGCTGAATGACCAGCGCCGATAACGGCCACAGTCTTGCCGCAAATATCGGGCATGTGGACGCGGTCGGTGTTGTAATGGGCGGCGCGAATAGGAAAAAGAAAACGGAGACTGGTAAACACCTCGGGAAGGTTTTCTCCTTCAATACCGAGTGTTTTGGATTTCCATGCACCGGTGGCAATCATAATCGCGTCGAAGCGTGTCACAAGATCGCGCAGTCCAATGACATCGGCAGTAAAATGGTCGCCTTCTTCGTCGTGCATAGGGGCGCTGCAACAGATTTTGGCGTTTTGATGAAAGTTGACGCCAAACTGTTTAGACATATTTTTGACCCCGCGGTCGATTCGTTCGGAAGAAATTCGGCTGCTCGGAATGCCGAAAAGCATGAGTCCTCCAGGCTTGGGCAGTTTGTCATAAACGTCGACTTGGTACCCTAAGCATGAAAGATATCCGGCCGCGGCCAAACCGGATGGACCGGCTCCGATAACGGCTACGCTTCGATTTTGCGGCATAGTGGGTGAAGCGCAAAGAAAATTGAAATTCATGGCATCCATACCAGACCTCCTTCATGTCAAAACAAAGAAACCATAACAAATTGAAGTCATGAGGCAAAATTGAAAAAATGACGTCCAATGTGAGAGCGATTCCGTTTTGGGAGACTCTCTTTTGGTTTTTTCGCAGCTATGGCATAGCCTGCTCATCAACAAAGAGCGACAATAACGCATGATGCGTGAGAATGGAGCCTGGTGTTCCAAGAGCGTTTAATCAAAAAGGAAGGGGCATGAAAGAAATTGATGTGACGACCTGGCCCAGGAAATCAATATATGATTTTTTTCGGCAATTAGCTCATCCGCAGTATAGTTTGACTGTCAATCTTGATGCTCACGCCGTCATGACGGTTGCCAAACCGGCCGGCGTCAGACCGTTTCAAGCGGTATTATACGCTATTATGGAAGCCGCGAATGCCGTTCCGGAAATGCGGCAACGCATGCGGGACAATGGACAACGCGTTGTGGAACATGATCGGATTCATCCGGGAATTACCGCACCCATTTCCGGGGATCGTTTTGCGTTCTGTTGCTTCGACCATGACCCTGATTGGAATGTCTTTCAGCCACGCTGCGCACACGCGATGGAGGAAGCGCAACAACAAACTGAACTCTATAATTGCGGGATGGGCCGTGATGATTATCTTTATCTGAGTTGCGCACCTTGGACCGTGTTTACGAGTCTGCATCAGGTGTATGGTGATGCCGGTGATTGTGCTCCCCGTGTTGTGTGGGGAAAGATTCATCAAGACAATGGGAAATGGTTGGTTCCTGTTGCAGTCCAGGCGCACCATGCCTTGGTTGATGGACTCCATGTTGCGCGGTTTCATGAATATCTTCAGGAACAACTTGACGCTTGGAGCTCACCCCCGAGAACCGTTTGATGTGTTACTTTTGAAGGAGAACGGTAAATGCAGTTGAAGTATATAATGGCAGTCTTTGCATGGTGTTTAGGAGTGTGGATGCCTGGCTTGCCGGCATGGGCACAAGAACAACCCGAGCCCGATCCGCCATATCTGGAAAATCCCGAGACAGGCCCATCACGAAGTGTTCGACTTGGAGGAACACGTGCTCCTTCTACCGAATGGACCTATCATAAGACGGCTGACGGCAGTCATCCCGACGGCAACGAACAGCAAATGCTCTGGTTGTTGAATCGTGCTCGATCCAATCCCACACAGGAAGGCGTGTTCCTTGCTAATACCGGCAACGCTGACGTGATATCCAGCATAAATTATTTTAACGTCAATATTGGAGTCATGCAGTCTGAATTCGCCGCATTGCCACAAAAAGGGCCCGCGGCGTTTGACAATCGTTTATACCAGGCCGCGTATGAGCACAGCCTTGATCTTATCGCCCGTGATGCACAAGATCATACCGGTCAATTTGAGTTGGTGACGGCCTCGGGGTTTCCGTGGGCAGCTATTGGAGGAAATGTTTTTTCCTACGCCGATGGACCTGTCTACGCCCATGCCGGTTTCAATATTGATTGGGGTGGAAACGATGGCACAGGCATGCAAACCGGACGAGGGCATAGAAAGAATAAAATGAGTAGCGCCGGGGATTTGTTTAATGTCGGCATTGCCATGGTGCCTGTCACCGAATCCGGCAAGAGTGTTGGCCCCAACGTGGTGACGGAAAATTATTGCAAAGCGTGGACGACGTCATCGTCGTTCAATACGTTTATTGTCGGAACGGTGTGGACCGATGCAAACGGCAATGATGTCTACGATCCCGGCGAAGGCATCGCCGGCGTGAGTGTGACGCCCGACACCGGAACATATTATGCTGTCACTGGTGATGCCGGGGGATATGCTGTTCCTGTTGATATAGGGAGTTATCAGGTGACATTTGCCGGTGCAGGATTGGCACAGGCTACGTTTTCCGCCAATGTTGTCAGCCAGTCCGTTCTGCTCGACTACAAGGACCCTGATCCGGAACCGACACCGACACCGACTCCAACGCCGACTCCAACGCCA
This genomic window from Desulfovibrio inopinatus DSM 10711 contains:
- a CDS encoding 4Fe-4S dicluster domain-containing protein, producing MSQKTLFIDYSKCIGCETCEYICRFVHDTPRIHMVRTTSGMMAPLYCRHCEDPKCAKACTKGALVRDKDGALILQTMLCRGCTTRNCLLACPYAALLETDKGVMIAKCDLCAKRRHLGMLPACVEMCPCGAIHYIDREELGELETAEAKKAHDLLRKHISNP
- a CDS encoding FAD-dependent oxidoreductase, which codes for MDAMNFNFLCASPTMPQNRSVAVIGAGPSGLAAAGYLSCLGYQVDVYDKLPKPGGLMLFGIPSSRISSERIDRGVKNMSKQFGVNFHQNAKICCSAPMHDEEGDHFTADVIGLRDLVTRFDAIMIATGAWKSKTLGIEGENLPEVFTSLRFLFPIRAAHYNTDRVHMPDICGKTVAVIGAGHSAVDAAAEAIRLGAGTVHHLYRRTKAEAPCGSHEIDQLQELGVLWHEYMTPLRILGNTHVEAIELSQKTAGPPDEFGKRRPLPESEQTVTFPVDIVITALGEVSTPPFAEELGLGNVRKGDVRWLHMTAIDNVFVAGDALTGPSKIGKAIYSGLRAGRSLANWLDLHAVGRESEFKDNERINDEADRFPGGQFRDRPQLPKRK
- a CDS encoding CatA-like O-acetyltransferase, encoding MKEIDVTTWPRKSIYDFFRQLAHPQYSLTVNLDAHAVMTVAKPAGVRPFQAVLYAIMEAANAVPEMRQRMRDNGQRVVEHDRIHPGITAPISGDRFAFCCFDHDPDWNVFQPRCAHAMEEAQQQTELYNCGMGRDDYLYLSCAPWTVFTSLHQVYGDAGDCAPRVVWGKIHQDNGKWLVPVAVQAHHALVDGLHVARFHEYLQEQLDAWSSPPRTV